The following are encoded together in the Methylomonas methanica MC09 genome:
- the lpxA gene encoding acyl-ACP--UDP-N-acetylglucosamine O-acyltransferase, with translation MPNLIHPLAYVGADAQLADNVAVGPFAVIEDGAVVGANCRIGAHAIVHGRVKMGEGNVLHPHAVLGGLPQDLGFDPQTESRLEIGNNNAFREGFTAHRATKASGATKIGSGCYFMNNSHVAHDCSVGDNTIFANNVAIGGHVEVGNNVFMGGAVVVHQFCRIGSYAIVQGTTGINMDVIPFMLIGGRPAKHYRLNIVGLRRAGIVGENYKVLSNAFRLLKNKKSLDELQKTVELQYLANWLAVESKRGLHGFIDVSNH, from the coding sequence ATGCCAAATCTTATTCATCCTTTAGCGTATGTGGGGGCCGATGCTCAATTGGCTGACAACGTAGCGGTAGGGCCATTTGCTGTTATTGAGGACGGAGCCGTGGTTGGCGCAAATTGCCGGATTGGCGCCCATGCAATTGTGCACGGCCGGGTAAAAATGGGCGAAGGGAATGTTTTGCATCCGCATGCGGTTTTAGGTGGACTGCCGCAAGATTTGGGCTTTGATCCGCAAACCGAATCCCGGTTGGAAATCGGAAACAATAACGCCTTCAGGGAAGGTTTTACCGCGCATCGGGCTACCAAGGCTTCTGGGGCGACCAAAATAGGTTCGGGTTGTTACTTCATGAACAATAGCCACGTTGCGCATGACTGCAGCGTGGGCGACAATACTATTTTTGCCAATAATGTAGCGATTGGCGGCCATGTGGAGGTCGGCAATAATGTCTTTATGGGTGGTGCAGTGGTTGTTCATCAGTTCTGCCGGATTGGTTCCTATGCGATCGTGCAGGGAACTACCGGTATTAATATGGATGTCATTCCGTTTATGCTCATAGGCGGCAGGCCGGCCAAACACTATCGGCTAAATATCGTCGGGTTAAGGCGAGCAGGGATTGTGGGGGAGAATTACAAAGTGTTATCTAACGCATTTCGGTTGCTAAAAAATAAAAAAAGTCTGGATGAATTGCAAAAAACAGTAGAGCTGCAATACTTAGCCAACTGGTTGGCTGTTGAGTCAAAACGTGGATTGCACGGTTTTATTGATGTCTCGAATCACTAG
- the xerD gene encoding site-specific tyrosine recombinase XerD: protein MSGSAKRIEIFLNALWLEFGLSDNTLAAYGSDLTQFDRWLKNQGLMDVCESDISRFLLYRQTQGNSSRSSARMLSTLRRFYGYWVRENQIDTDPTQLIDAPHVGRLLPDSLSEADVERLLQSPETVHPLGFRDRTMLELLYAAGLRVSELVEITFQQVNFRQGCIRITGKGEKERLVPVGEEAMTWMEHYLAGARQDILGNRQSDYVFVTTRGSCMTRQAFWHVIKRYAKQAGIEKHLSPHTLRHAFATHLLNHGADLRVVQLLLGHSDLSTTQIYTHIAQHRLKELHTKFHPRG, encoded by the coding sequence GTGAGCGGTTCGGCCAAACGTATTGAAATTTTTTTAAATGCCTTATGGTTAGAGTTTGGGCTGAGCGATAACACCTTGGCAGCCTACGGCAGCGATTTGACCCAGTTCGATCGATGGCTTAAAAATCAAGGGCTTATGGATGTCTGCGAAAGCGATATCTCGCGTTTTTTGCTGTATAGGCAAACTCAAGGAAATAGCAGCCGCTCTTCTGCCCGAATGTTATCCACTTTACGGCGCTTTTACGGTTATTGGGTACGTGAGAATCAGATCGATACAGACCCGACGCAATTAATCGACGCTCCCCATGTCGGCCGGCTTTTACCGGATTCGTTGTCGGAGGCCGATGTTGAGAGATTGTTACAAAGCCCGGAAACGGTACATCCTTTAGGATTTAGGGATCGCACCATGTTGGAGTTGTTGTATGCTGCTGGCCTTAGGGTCTCGGAATTGGTGGAAATCACCTTTCAACAGGTCAATTTTCGGCAGGGCTGTATACGCATTACCGGCAAAGGCGAAAAGGAACGATTAGTGCCGGTCGGCGAAGAAGCTATGACATGGATGGAGCATTACTTGGCGGGTGCCCGGCAGGATATTTTAGGTAACAGGCAAAGCGATTACGTGTTTGTCACTACTCGCGGCAGTTGCATGACCCGCCAGGCGTTCTGGCACGTTATCAAACGTTACGCTAAACAAGCCGGCATTGAGAAGCATCTTTCTCCGCATACCTTAAGGCATGCGTTCGCCACCCATCTGCTGAATCACGGCGCTGATTTAAGGGTGGTGCAGCTGTTATTGGGACATTCTGATTTGTCGACCACCCAAATTTATACCCATATTGCGCAGCATCGCCTAAAAGAATTACATACAAAATTTCATCCCAGGGGATAG
- a CDS encoding methylated-DNA--[protein]-cysteine S-methyltransferase → MPMQIVWQNDVVGELTKQRIAVLNAELVLSCVGEVIVDASWQLPIAQSSADQSVFTKQVQAYLLNPGGNSLEVRLLSQGTPYSQKIWQALLEIPFGEVLSYSALAFKMGSGPRAVAQACKNNPYAGIIPCHRVVAKNGIGGFMGQSKGEMVALKHRLLAYERGMFESAK, encoded by the coding sequence ATGCCGATGCAGATTGTTTGGCAAAATGATGTGGTTGGTGAGCTTACAAAACAAAGAATCGCCGTGCTAAATGCTGAATTGGTATTAAGCTGCGTCGGCGAGGTCATTGTCGATGCTTCATGGCAATTGCCTATCGCTCAAAGTTCGGCGGATCAGTCGGTTTTTACTAAACAAGTACAAGCCTATTTGTTAAATCCCGGCGGTAATTCGCTCGAAGTGCGGCTTTTATCGCAAGGTACTCCGTATAGTCAAAAGATTTGGCAAGCGTTATTGGAGATTCCTTTCGGAGAGGTACTAAGCTATTCGGCATTAGCGTTTAAAATGGGGTCCGGACCTCGAGCCGTGGCGCAGGCCTGTAAAAATAATCCTTATGCCGGTATTATTCCCTGTCATCGAGTGGTGGCAAAAAACGGAATTGGTGGTTTTATGGGGCAAAGCAAAGGTGAAATGGTGGCGCTGAAGCACCGCCTCTTAGCCTATGAACGCGGTATGTTCGAGTCTGCCAAGTGA
- the rplS gene encoding 50S ribosomal protein L19: MSKIIEELEAAQLKKDVPAFGPGDTVVVQVRVVEGTRERLQAFEGIVIAKRNRGLNSAFTVRKISHGVGVERVFQTHSPSVGAIEVKRRGDVRRAKLYYLRDLTGKAARIKEKLS; this comes from the coding sequence ATGAGTAAAATTATTGAAGAATTGGAAGCAGCTCAGCTGAAAAAAGACGTGCCGGCATTTGGACCAGGCGACACTGTTGTCGTACAAGTGCGAGTAGTTGAAGGCACTCGGGAAAGGCTGCAGGCCTTTGAAGGTATTGTCATTGCCAAACGTAACCGTGGTTTGAACTCAGCGTTTACCGTTAGAAAAATTTCTCACGGTGTTGGCGTGGAACGCGTATTCCAAACACACAGCCCTTCTGTGGGCGCCATCGAAGTTAAACGCCGAGGCGATGTACGCCGTGCAAAATTGTATTATTTGCGTGATTTGACCGGTAAAGCGGCACGGATCAAAGAAAAGTTATCGTGA
- the trmD gene encoding tRNA (guanosine(37)-N1)-methyltransferase TrmD, whose protein sequence is MRFDIVSLFPDMVKDAAGYGVTGKAIDNGLVDLRVWNPRDFTADRHKTVDDRPYGGGPGMVMKYQPLLDAVNAAKLEVHTDQRRVICLSPQGKLISQQMLQEVSESEQVILIAGRYEGIDERFIEQVCDEEWSLGDYVISGGELAALIIVDAVTRLIPGVLGDEDSAKQDSHYDGLLDCPHYTRPERSELGGVPEVLKGGNHAAIRRWRIKQSLGRTWLRRPDLLEKIQLTAEQQALLSEFKTEVDKLGCGNE, encoded by the coding sequence ATGCGTTTTGACATCGTTAGTCTGTTTCCGGACATGGTTAAGGATGCCGCTGGTTACGGTGTTACCGGTAAAGCGATTGATAACGGCCTGGTCGATCTTAGGGTTTGGAATCCTCGCGATTTCACGGCTGATAGACATAAAACGGTAGATGACCGGCCTTACGGCGGAGGTCCGGGGATGGTAATGAAATACCAGCCCTTGTTGGATGCCGTTAATGCCGCCAAATTGGAAGTACATACTGACCAGCGACGGGTGATTTGTTTAAGTCCTCAAGGCAAATTGATTTCTCAGCAAATGTTGCAGGAAGTCAGCGAATCCGAACAGGTGATTTTGATTGCTGGCCGATACGAAGGTATAGATGAACGCTTCATCGAGCAGGTGTGCGATGAAGAATGGTCTTTGGGAGATTATGTGATTAGTGGCGGCGAATTGGCGGCATTAATCATAGTCGATGCGGTAACCCGTTTGATTCCGGGCGTGTTGGGGGATGAAGACTCCGCTAAGCAGGACTCGCACTACGATGGATTGCTGGACTGTCCACACTATACCCGGCCTGAGCGAAGCGAGTTGGGTGGTGTGCCGGAGGTGTTGAAGGGCGGTAATCATGCGGCCATCAGACGCTGGAGGATTAAGCAGTCTTTGGGACGGACTTGGTTACGGCGGCCGGATTTGCTGGAAAAAATACAATTAACCGCAGAGCAACAAGCTTTGCTGAGTGAATTTAAAACTGAAGTTGATAAATTAGGGTGTGGTAATGAGTAA
- the rimM gene encoding ribosome maturation factor RimM (Essential for efficient processing of 16S rRNA) encodes MPSSDFLNAGEVSGVFGVKGLVKVFSFTDPRENILRYSPWILQKNNQTREIKVTGGQRQGNTVVAELEGVTDRDSALALMGWKIFISKQQLPKPKPGEFYWVDLVGLKVETQEGMALGVIDHLLETGANDVLVVVDGETERLIPFLQQHTVLNIDLDAGLVIVDWDPDF; translated from the coding sequence TTGCCAAGTAGTGATTTTCTAAACGCTGGAGAAGTTTCCGGCGTTTTTGGTGTAAAGGGCTTGGTAAAAGTATTTTCATTTACCGATCCACGTGAGAACATTTTGCGATATTCGCCATGGATATTGCAGAAAAATAATCAAACCAGGGAAATCAAGGTGACCGGCGGGCAGCGGCAGGGTAATACCGTTGTTGCGGAGTTGGAGGGAGTCACTGATCGCGATTCTGCGCTGGCGCTGATGGGTTGGAAAATTTTTATCAGCAAGCAACAGTTGCCGAAACCAAAGCCGGGTGAATTCTACTGGGTGGATTTGGTTGGACTAAAAGTCGAAACGCAAGAAGGTATGGCGCTTGGCGTGATCGACCATCTGCTGGAAACCGGTGCCAACGATGTGTTGGTGGTAGTGGACGGTGAGACGGAACGATTAATTCCATTTTTGCAACAGCACACCGTGTTGAACATTGATTTAGATGCCGGTTTGGTGATTGTTGATTGGGATCCGGATTTTTAA
- the rpsP gene encoding 30S ribosomal protein S16 — protein MVSIRLSRGGAKNRPFYHVVVTDSRNSRDGRYIERLGFFNPLARGGEQRLVLDAERIQYWQSNGAQPSDRVARLIKDAGKAAA, from the coding sequence ATGGTAAGCATTCGTTTGTCCAGAGGTGGCGCCAAAAATCGTCCCTTTTATCACGTCGTAGTTACTGATAGCAGAAACAGCCGCGATGGTCGTTATATCGAGCGTTTGGGTTTCTTCAATCCTTTGGCGCGCGGTGGCGAGCAAAGATTGGTTTTGGATGCCGAGCGTATTCAATACTGGCAGTCCAATGGCGCTCAGCCTTCCGATCGCGTTGCAAGATTGATCAAAGACGCCGGCAAAGCTGCGGCTTAA
- the ffh gene encoding signal recognition particle protein → MFDNLTDRLSGTLKKLKGQGRLTEANIQDAMRDVRMALLEADVALPVVTDFIEQVTERALGQEVQSSLSPGQAMIKVVQAELVKVMGSANEELNLRTQPPAIVLMAGLQGAGKTTTVAKLGRHLKEKKKKKVGVVSVDVYRPAAIKQLQTLADDVGLRFFESDASENPVDIVNRAVDAAKRQFIDVLIVDTAGRLHVDEEMMSEIKVLHAAIKPIETLFVVDSMTGQDAANTAKAFHDALPLTGVVLTKADGDARGGAALSIRHITGKPIKFIGVGEKTDALEPFYPDRLASRILGMGDVLSLIEDIEDKVDKKKAEQLAKKIQKGRSFDLNDLKEQLLQMQNMGGVSAMLDKLPGMGNVPKEVKDKVNDKDLARQIAVINSMTPQERKFPDLIKGSRKQRIANGCGQDLHDVNRILKQHKMMEKMMKKFSKGNVANMVRGLKSNMRGMRM, encoded by the coding sequence ATGTTTGATAATTTAACCGACCGCCTGAGCGGTACTCTCAAAAAACTTAAAGGCCAAGGCCGTCTGACCGAGGCAAATATTCAAGATGCGATGCGCGATGTGCGCATGGCGTTGCTGGAGGCGGATGTGGCACTGCCGGTGGTGACTGACTTTATTGAGCAGGTTACCGAACGAGCCCTGGGACAAGAAGTCCAATCCAGCTTATCGCCCGGGCAGGCGATGATAAAGGTAGTGCAAGCCGAACTTGTAAAAGTCATGGGGTCGGCTAATGAAGAATTGAATTTGCGCACTCAGCCGCCGGCCATTGTATTGATGGCGGGGCTGCAAGGTGCTGGTAAAACCACCACAGTGGCAAAACTAGGCCGGCACTTAAAAGAAAAGAAAAAGAAGAAAGTCGGCGTGGTTAGTGTCGACGTCTATCGTCCAGCGGCGATTAAGCAGTTGCAAACCCTGGCGGATGACGTCGGGTTGCGTTTCTTTGAAAGTGACGCGTCGGAAAATCCTGTCGATATCGTCAATCGCGCTGTGGATGCCGCCAAACGTCAATTTATCGACGTATTAATCGTCGATACGGCGGGGCGTCTGCACGTCGATGAGGAAATGATGTCGGAAATTAAGGTGCTGCATGCCGCGATCAAGCCGATCGAGACTTTGTTTGTGGTCGACAGTATGACCGGTCAGGACGCGGCTAATACGGCCAAAGCCTTTCATGATGCCTTGCCGCTTACCGGCGTGGTTTTAACGAAAGCCGATGGCGATGCCAGGGGCGGGGCAGCGTTATCGATTCGGCATATTACCGGCAAGCCGATCAAGTTCATAGGTGTGGGCGAAAAGACCGACGCATTGGAGCCGTTTTATCCCGATCGTCTGGCGTCGCGTATCCTGGGTATGGGTGACGTGCTGTCGCTGATCGAAGATATCGAAGATAAGGTAGACAAAAAAAAGGCCGAGCAGCTGGCCAAAAAAATTCAGAAAGGTAGGAGTTTTGATCTAAACGATTTGAAGGAGCAGTTGCTGCAAATGCAAAACATGGGGGGGGTAAGCGCCATGTTGGATAAATTGCCGGGCATGGGGAATGTGCCTAAAGAAGTCAAAGATAAAGTGAATGACAAGGATTTGGCCAGGCAAATCGCAGTAATCAACTCGATGACACCGCAGGAAAGAAAGTTTCCGGATCTGATTAAGGGTAGCCGTAAGCAGCGTATTGCAAACGGTTGCGGTCAAGATCTGCACGATGTCAACCGCATATTGAAGCAGCACAAAATGATGGAAAAAATGATGAAAAAATTCAGCAAAGGGAACGTTGCCAATATGGTGCGCGGCTTGAAAAGCAATATGCGCGGCATGAGAATGTAA
- a CDS encoding cytochrome C assembly family protein: MNSIIVGSLSVLSYTIASILIFRELITRCEQHRNSIRLAWSGAILHGIYISQIFQRFNGFNFSFFNAAALVALFIVLLLLIAALDKPVEKLGIAIFPLAGVLLGLDMVFPEKNHPISTQNWEMTIHILSSITAFSLLNIAALQAILLAIQDQQLRSHNPQRLITALPPLQAMETLLFQMIGVGLFFLTVSLLSGFFFIEDLFAQHLVHKTVLSIIAWIIFSSLLLGRMRYGWRGNTAIQWTLIGFVLLLLAYFGSKLVLEFILNRI, encoded by the coding sequence ATGAACAGCATTATTGTCGGCAGCCTTTCGGTTTTAAGTTATACCATCGCCTCGATACTGATTTTTAGGGAATTAATCACCCGTTGCGAACAACACCGCAATTCCATTCGCTTGGCATGGTCGGGGGCGATATTGCACGGAATTTATATCAGCCAAATTTTTCAGCGGTTTAACGGCTTTAATTTCAGCTTTTTTAATGCCGCCGCGCTGGTGGCGCTATTTATCGTCTTGCTATTGTTAATCGCGGCATTAGACAAACCAGTCGAAAAACTTGGCATTGCCATTTTTCCATTGGCGGGGGTACTACTCGGCTTAGACATGGTTTTTCCTGAAAAAAACCATCCCATCTCTACGCAAAACTGGGAAATGACTATTCACATCCTGTCATCGATCACCGCGTTTAGCCTACTGAATATCGCCGCGTTACAAGCCATACTTCTCGCCATACAGGATCAACAACTCAGAAGCCACAACCCTCAACGCCTGATAACCGCCTTGCCGCCCTTGCAGGCAATGGAAACACTGTTATTTCAAATGATAGGGGTAGGCTTGTTCTTTTTAACCGTTTCGTTGTTAAGCGGGTTTTTCTTCATAGAAGACTTATTTGCCCAGCATCTTGTACACAAAACAGTCCTTTCGATAATCGCCTGGATCATATTTTCAAGCTTATTACTGGGAAGAATGCGCTATGGCTGGCGAGGAAACACAGCGATACAATGGACACTGATCGGCTTTGTGCTGTTGTTGCTGGCCTATTTTGGCAGCAAACTGGTATTGGAATTTATTCTGAATCGGATCTAA
- a CDS encoding 6-hydroxymethylpterin diphosphokinase MptE-like protein, with translation MNDNNDLVNSHILGPVTVNSFGDKFLFNLNRHNFDKVNSITLFDTKFGETLFNENTLYVIVGTDSGLLLKYLQNKAIPKGSRYIFIEPESVLTALKEYGLIVPAEQHERILCVSLHDWAFAIRSFKIADYFYINAVRSFNAFCAQDDFINEYAELSWNIVEVLAQLNWENNTAIGQEAFIDRQIKNIADNRLPAKLLQHAFGGQTVVILAGGPSLDEALPWVRLHRDKFVVFAVSRISRQLLAADIEPDFVFSVDPQEISFDISKEMFRFGSRTVFICSYHASSKLINQWQGLMLYLGQRVPWESHLNVANLGGAGPTVTNAALNVAYDLGFKRIILAGVDLCFTRDGFTHAKGSNEQLVGPKLNLTSLQVETNGGFLAPTGNDYAQAIKTLSLQAKRIVHSGGRVINGSFGAAKIEGVEYIPLAEIGLESSAINAKAIVDSKVSDHVIKEDYLADVLSELKRAEFQVDAIRRLAERARSINDSMYNAEGLLENYKDKRKLDQIEKKFKRQHRHFAKLVKRFGIRQFIQLVRPFNDEDWTFEEAKRLGNIYYDAYSEGTKKLSRLIEDAIQRVVARQQESESTPDFDLLFEQWRKDKSFGRAKAWRLKHPDVEVSAANEALLDEFEREFQEVLDRKDTRHLSRIKSRSNLTIVRQRAGLLFKHKKLEELQDLLLSLDKHEQQQAAEPYRFLIQGYLAELLDDAASALNAYQKIIEGGEVLLEDALIRIARIGIDHEDIHNVHLALDCLSKLNPVYLPFYAEIQRLQGDMINAIDTYSVYVSQFPSDTLAQIKLAMLYVDCKSYDGAEMMLDFILSEKPDYQAAIDIKQQMLVNRGQ, from the coding sequence ATGAACGATAATAACGATTTGGTCAACTCGCATATTCTTGGGCCGGTAACAGTTAATTCATTTGGCGACAAATTTTTATTTAACCTGAATCGTCATAATTTTGACAAAGTCAATTCAATTACGTTGTTTGATACCAAATTTGGCGAGACGTTGTTTAATGAAAATACCTTATATGTAATTGTCGGAACAGACTCTGGGCTATTGCTGAAATATTTGCAGAATAAGGCGATTCCAAAAGGTTCTCGGTATATATTTATCGAGCCGGAGTCAGTATTAACGGCATTGAAAGAGTATGGTTTGATTGTGCCTGCCGAGCAGCATGAGCGGATATTATGCGTTAGTTTGCATGATTGGGCTTTCGCTATTCGTAGTTTTAAAATAGCCGATTATTTTTATATCAATGCGGTGCGGTCGTTTAATGCTTTTTGTGCCCAAGATGATTTTATCAATGAATACGCGGAGCTAAGTTGGAATATTGTTGAAGTTTTGGCGCAATTGAATTGGGAAAACAATACGGCTATTGGCCAGGAAGCATTTATTGATAGGCAGATTAAAAACATTGCCGACAATCGGTTGCCGGCTAAGTTACTTCAACATGCTTTTGGCGGTCAAACGGTAGTAATTTTGGCCGGAGGCCCTTCTCTGGATGAAGCGTTGCCTTGGGTGAGATTGCACCGAGATAAATTTGTTGTTTTTGCCGTGTCCAGAATATCTCGGCAGCTATTGGCGGCTGATATTGAACCGGATTTTGTTTTTTCTGTAGATCCGCAAGAAATTAGTTTCGATATCAGCAAAGAGATGTTCCGTTTTGGTAGCCGAACGGTTTTTATTTGTTCTTATCATGCCTCCTCAAAGCTAATCAACCAATGGCAGGGTTTGATGCTCTATTTGGGGCAGCGCGTGCCTTGGGAGTCGCATTTAAATGTGGCGAATTTGGGTGGCGCGGGCCCTACTGTAACTAACGCGGCACTGAACGTGGCCTATGACTTGGGTTTCAAACGAATCATTCTGGCGGGAGTCGATTTGTGCTTCACCAGAGACGGATTTACTCATGCCAAAGGCAGTAATGAACAGTTGGTCGGGCCCAAGTTAAATCTCACCTCGTTACAAGTGGAAACAAATGGCGGTTTTTTGGCGCCTACAGGTAACGATTATGCCCAGGCCATCAAAACGTTGAGTTTGCAGGCGAAGAGAATTGTTCATTCAGGCGGGCGGGTAATTAACGGCTCTTTTGGTGCGGCCAAGATCGAAGGGGTTGAGTATATTCCTCTTGCGGAAATAGGGCTTGAAAGTTCTGCTATTAATGCAAAGGCAATAGTTGATTCCAAGGTAAGTGATCACGTAATTAAAGAGGATTATTTAGCTGATGTATTGTCGGAATTAAAGCGAGCAGAGTTTCAGGTTGATGCTATCAGACGATTGGCAGAACGGGCCCGAAGTATCAACGACAGCATGTACAACGCTGAGGGCTTACTTGAAAACTATAAAGATAAACGAAAGCTCGACCAAATAGAAAAAAAATTCAAACGCCAACATCGCCATTTTGCAAAGTTGGTGAAGCGATTCGGTATCAGGCAATTTATACAGCTAGTCAGGCCTTTTAATGATGAAGACTGGACTTTTGAAGAGGCTAAAAGACTCGGCAATATATACTACGACGCTTATTCTGAAGGGACTAAAAAGCTATCTCGGTTAATCGAAGACGCTATACAAAGGGTGGTCGCCAGGCAACAGGAAAGTGAATCGACTCCCGATTTTGACCTATTGTTTGAGCAATGGCGGAAAGACAAAAGCTTTGGACGGGCCAAAGCGTGGAGACTCAAGCATCCCGATGTCGAAGTTTCCGCCGCTAACGAGGCATTATTGGATGAATTTGAGCGTGAATTTCAGGAAGTTCTTGATAGAAAAGATACTCGGCACTTGTCAAGAATAAAATCCAGGAGCAATTTAACTATCGTCAGGCAGCGGGCGGGTCTGTTATTCAAACATAAAAAATTAGAAGAATTGCAGGATTTGCTGCTCAGTCTGGACAAGCATGAGCAGCAACAGGCTGCGGAACCCTATCGGTTTCTGATTCAGGGGTATTTAGCCGAATTGCTGGATGATGCTGCGTCGGCGTTAAATGCGTATCAAAAAATTATAGAGGGGGGAGAGGTATTGCTTGAAGATGCTCTGATACGCATTGCCAGGATAGGCATTGACCACGAGGATATCCATAATGTGCATTTGGCTTTGGATTGTCTCTCCAAATTAAACCCGGTTTATCTGCCTTTTTATGCAGAGATACAAAGATTGCAAGGCGATATGATCAATGCAATCGACACTTATAGTGTTTACGTGAGTCAATTTCCTTCGGATACACTAGCGCAAATAAAATTGGCAATGCTCTATGTCGATTGTAAAAGCTATGACGGGGCAGAAATGATGCTGGATTTCATTTTGTCCGAAAAGCCGGATTATCAGGCGGCAATTGATATTAAGCAGCAAATGTTAGTCAATAGAGGGCAATAA